One genomic region from Frateuria soli encodes:
- the trxC gene encoding thioredoxin TrxC: MSAPLTVPCPHCSALNRVPAERLAEHPVCGRCKQALFEGKPIELTTANFDAVAGRGDLPVLIDFWATWCGPCRGFAPVFAEAARQYEPRLRLAKVDTDAQPQLSQRFGIRSIPTLALLKGGREVARQAGALNAAQLRQFVEGALR, encoded by the coding sequence ATGTCCGCACCCTTGACCGTCCCCTGCCCCCATTGCAGTGCACTCAACCGTGTGCCGGCCGAACGCCTCGCCGAACACCCGGTGTGCGGGCGGTGCAAGCAGGCGCTGTTCGAAGGCAAGCCGATCGAGCTGACGACGGCCAACTTCGACGCCGTGGCCGGGCGGGGCGACCTGCCGGTACTCATCGATTTCTGGGCGACGTGGTGCGGTCCTTGCCGTGGCTTCGCCCCGGTGTTCGCCGAGGCCGCCCGCCAGTACGAGCCGCGCCTGCGCCTGGCCAAGGTGGATACCGATGCGCAGCCGCAGCTCTCCCAGCGTTTTGGCATCCGCAGCATCCCCACGCTTGCCCTGCTCAAGGGCGGCCGCGAGGTCGCCCGACAGGCGGGCGCGCTCAATGCGGCGCAGTTGCGGCAGTTCGTCGAAGGGGCGCTGCGCTAG
- the rplA gene encoding 50S ribosomal protein L1, translating to MAKITKRLKAAQAAVQPGKVYGLEDALNIVKNNAKAKFVESVDVAVRLGIDAKKSDQGVRGSSLLPHGTGKTIKVAVFCPPGEKAEAAKAAGADAVGMDDLAERMQGGDIDFGRVIATPDAMRVVGKLGQLLGPRGLMPNPKDGSVTADVVTAVKNAKAGQVKFRNDKAGIIHATIGKANFEAAQLADNLNALIADLLKAKPAAAKGQYLQKVALSSTMGVGVPVDTSSLSAATAK from the coding sequence ATGGCAAAGATCACCAAGCGTTTGAAGGCCGCCCAGGCCGCTGTGCAGCCGGGCAAGGTCTACGGGCTGGAAGACGCCCTGAACATCGTCAAGAACAACGCCAAGGCCAAGTTCGTCGAATCCGTCGACGTGGCCGTGCGCCTGGGCATCGACGCGAAGAAGTCCGACCAAGGCGTGCGCGGCTCCTCGCTGCTGCCCCATGGCACCGGCAAGACCATCAAGGTCGCCGTGTTCTGCCCGCCGGGCGAGAAGGCCGAGGCCGCCAAGGCCGCCGGTGCCGACGCGGTCGGCATGGATGACCTGGCCGAGCGCATGCAGGGCGGCGACATCGACTTCGGTCGCGTGATCGCCACGCCGGACGCGATGCGCGTGGTCGGCAAGCTGGGTCAGCTGCTCGGTCCGCGCGGGCTGATGCCGAACCCGAAGGACGGTTCGGTCACCGCCGACGTGGTCACCGCGGTGAAGAACGCCAAGGCCGGCCAGGTGAAGTTCCGCAACGACAAGGCGGGCATCATCCACGCCACCATCGGCAAGGCCAACTTCGAGGCCGCGCAGCTCGCTGACAACCTCAACGCGCTGATCGCCGACCTTCTGAAGGCGAAGCCGGCTGCGGCCAAGGGCCAGTACCTGCAGAAGGTCGCCCTGTCCAGCACGATGGGCGTGGGCGTGCCGGTGGATACCTCGTCGCTGAGCGCGGCCACCGCCAAGTAA
- the tuf gene encoding elongation factor Tu: MAKGKFERTKPHVNVGTIGHVDHGKTTLTAALTKVGAERFGGEFKAYDAIDAAPEEKARGITISTAHVEYESPTRHYAHVDCPGHADYVKNMITGAAQMDGAILVCSAADGPMPQTREHILLSRQVGVPYIVVFLNKADMVDDAELLELVEMEVRELLSKYDFPGDDTPIIKGSALKALEGDQSEIGVPAIIQLVDALDSYIPEPVRAIDKPFLMPVEDVFSISGRGTVVTGRIERGIIKVGDEVEVVGIRDTQKTTVTGVEMFRKLLDQGQAGDNAGLLLRGLKRDDVERGQVLAKPGTITPHTDFEAEVYVLSKDEGGRHTPFFKGYRPQFYFRTTDVTGAVTLPEGVEMVMPGDNIKMVVSLIHPIAMDEGLRFAIREGGRTVGAGVVAKVIK, encoded by the coding sequence ATGGCAAAGGGTAAATTCGAACGCACCAAGCCGCACGTGAACGTCGGCACGATCGGCCACGTGGACCACGGCAAGACGACGCTGACGGCGGCGCTGACCAAGGTGGGCGCCGAGCGCTTCGGTGGCGAATTCAAGGCCTACGACGCGATCGACGCGGCGCCGGAAGAGAAGGCGCGCGGCATCACGATCTCGACCGCGCACGTGGAATACGAGTCGCCGACCCGCCACTACGCGCACGTCGATTGCCCCGGCCACGCCGACTACGTGAAGAACATGATCACGGGTGCGGCGCAGATGGACGGCGCGATCCTGGTGTGCTCGGCCGCCGACGGCCCGATGCCGCAGACGCGCGAGCACATTCTGCTGTCGCGCCAGGTGGGCGTGCCCTACATCGTCGTGTTCCTGAACAAGGCCGACATGGTCGACGACGCCGAGCTGCTCGAGCTGGTCGAGATGGAAGTGCGCGAGCTGCTGTCCAAGTACGACTTCCCGGGCGACGACACCCCGATCATCAAGGGTTCGGCGCTGAAGGCGCTCGAGGGCGACCAGTCGGAAATCGGCGTGCCGGCGATTATCCAGCTGGTGGACGCGCTGGACAGCTACATCCCCGAGCCGGTGCGCGCGATCGACAAGCCGTTCCTGATGCCGGTCGAGGACGTGTTCTCGATCTCCGGTCGCGGCACCGTGGTGACCGGCCGTATCGAGCGCGGCATCATCAAGGTCGGCGACGAAGTGGAAGTGGTGGGCATCCGTGACACCCAGAAGACCACCGTCACCGGCGTGGAGATGTTCCGCAAGCTGCTGGACCAGGGTCAGGCGGGCGACAACGCCGGTCTGCTGCTGCGCGGCCTGAAGCGTGACGACGTCGAGCGCGGCCAGGTGCTGGCCAAGCCGGGCACGATCACCCCGCACACCGACTTCGAGGCCGAGGTCTATGTGCTGAGCAAGGACGAGGGTGGTCGTCATACCCCGTTCTTCAAGGGCTACCGTCCGCAGTTCTACTTCCGCACCACCGACGTGACCGGCGCGGTCACGCTGCCGGAGGGCGTGGAGATGGTCATGCCGGGCGACAACATCAAGATGGTGGTGAGCCTGATCCACCCGATCGCGATGGACGAGGGTCTGCGCTTCGCCATCCGCGAAGGCGGCCGCACCGTCGGCGCCGGCGTGGTGGCCAAGGTCATCAAGTAA
- the nusG gene encoding transcription termination/antitermination protein NusG gives MTKRWYVVHAYSGFENQVRKSLSERIARAGMEEKFGEVLVPTEEVIEMRGGQKRRSERKFFPGYVLVQIETDTEGKSPRIDDECWHLVKETPKVMGFIGGTADRPLPIRDSEADAILSRVREGVEKPKPKVLFEPGEMVRVTEGPFNDFNGVVEEVNYEKSRLRVAVLIFGRSTPVELEFGQVEKA, from the coding sequence ATGACCAAGCGTTGGTACGTCGTTCACGCCTATTCGGGCTTCGAGAACCAGGTTCGCAAGTCGCTCTCCGAGCGCATCGCGCGCGCCGGCATGGAAGAGAAGTTCGGCGAAGTTCTGGTGCCGACCGAGGAAGTGATCGAGATGCGCGGCGGCCAGAAGCGCCGCAGCGAGCGCAAGTTCTTTCCGGGCTACGTGCTGGTGCAGATCGAAACCGATACCGAGGGCAAGTCCCCGCGCATCGACGATGAATGCTGGCACCTGGTCAAGGAAACGCCCAAGGTAATGGGCTTCATCGGCGGCACTGCCGATCGCCCGCTGCCGATCCGTGACAGCGAAGCCGACGCCATCCTCAGCCGCGTGCGCGAGGGCGTCGAGAAGCCCAAGCCCAAGGTGCTTTTCGAGCCGGGCGAGATGGTTCGCGTCACCGAGGGTCCGTTCAACGACTTCAACGGCGTGGTCGAGGAAGTCAACTACGAGAAGAGCCGCCTGCGCGTAGCGGTGCTGATCTTCGGTCGTTCGACGCCGGTCGAGCTCGAGTTCGGGCAGGTCGAGAAGGCCTGA
- a CDS encoding protein adenylyltransferase SelO → MMRLDFDNAYVRDLAGDPERGSRLRQVEGAAWSHVQPTPVPAPHVVAWSSEMAVTLGLSARDIESPDFAGVFGGNALLDGMQPWASNYGGHQFGVWAGQLGDGRAISLGEVLDARGQRWELQLKGAGPTPYSRGADGRAVLRSSIREFLCSEAMHHLGIPTTRALCLVETGEAVVRDMFYDGHPREEPGAIVCRVAPSFIRFGNFELPYARNDVVLLRQLADFTIRRDFPQLRGQGEALYADWFGEVCERTARLMAQWMRVGFVHGVMNTDNMSILGLTIDYGPYGWMDDYAPDWTPNTTDAVRRRYRFGQQANVAWWNLTRLASALSPLFGDVAPLQAGLDRYVSAWEAADRASVAAKLGLAQAADEDLALRDGLHAWMREAEADMTLTWRALTDLDPAAPSPDTLADVCYDEGRRAAAEPALRDWLERYAARLREDPMPAGERRRRMRQANPKYVLRNYLAQQAIDRAEQGDYTLVHELLDVMRHPYDEQPGRERFAARRPDWARQRAGCSMLSCSS, encoded by the coding sequence GTGATGCGCCTGGACTTCGACAATGCCTACGTGCGGGACCTTGCCGGCGATCCCGAGCGCGGCTCGCGCCTGCGCCAGGTGGAAGGCGCCGCCTGGTCGCATGTCCAGCCCACGCCCGTGCCGGCGCCGCATGTGGTGGCCTGGTCGTCCGAAATGGCGGTGACCCTGGGTCTGTCAGCACGGGACATCGAGAGCCCGGACTTCGCCGGCGTGTTCGGCGGCAACGCGCTGCTGGATGGCATGCAGCCGTGGGCGAGCAACTACGGCGGACATCAGTTCGGCGTATGGGCAGGGCAACTGGGCGACGGTCGCGCGATCTCGCTGGGCGAGGTGCTGGATGCGCGCGGTCAACGCTGGGAGCTGCAGCTCAAGGGCGCCGGCCCGACGCCGTATTCGCGTGGCGCCGACGGTCGCGCGGTGCTGCGTTCCTCGATCCGCGAGTTCCTGTGCAGCGAGGCGATGCATCACCTGGGCATCCCCACCACGCGCGCGTTGTGCCTGGTCGAGACCGGCGAAGCGGTGGTGCGCGACATGTTCTACGACGGCCACCCGCGCGAGGAGCCGGGCGCGATCGTCTGCCGCGTGGCGCCGTCGTTCATCCGCTTCGGCAACTTCGAACTGCCCTATGCACGCAACGACGTGGTGCTGCTGCGCCAGCTGGCCGACTTCACCATCCGGCGCGACTTCCCGCAGCTGCGGGGGCAGGGCGAGGCACTGTATGCGGACTGGTTCGGCGAGGTTTGCGAACGCACTGCACGGCTGATGGCCCAGTGGATGCGCGTCGGCTTCGTGCACGGCGTGATGAATACCGACAACATGTCGATCCTGGGGCTGACCATCGACTACGGCCCCTACGGCTGGATGGACGACTACGCCCCGGACTGGACGCCCAACACCACCGACGCGGTGCGCCGGCGCTACCGCTTCGGCCAGCAGGCCAACGTGGCCTGGTGGAACCTGACGCGGCTGGCAAGTGCGCTGTCCCCGCTGTTCGGCGATGTCGCGCCGCTGCAGGCCGGGCTCGATCGCTATGTCAGCGCCTGGGAAGCGGCCGACCGCGCCAGCGTGGCGGCAAAGCTGGGCCTCGCCCAAGCCGCTGACGAAGACCTCGCGCTGCGCGACGGACTGCATGCCTGGATGCGCGAGGCCGAGGCGGACATGACGCTCACCTGGCGCGCGCTCACCGACCTGGACCCGGCTGCGCCCTCGCCGGACACGCTGGCGGACGTGTGCTACGACGAGGGTCGGCGCGCGGCCGCCGAGCCTGCGCTGCGCGACTGGCTGGAACGCTACGCCGCGCGCCTGCGCGAGGATCCGATGCCGGCCGGCGAGCGCCGCCGCCGCATGCGGCAGGCCAACCCGAAATACGTGCTACGCAACTATCTGGCCCAGCAGGCGATCGACCGAGCGGAGCAGGGCGACTACACGCTCGTGCACGAACTGCTCGACGTGATGCGTCATCCATATGACGAGCAGCCCGGGCGCGAGCGCTTTGCCGCCAGGCGCCCGGACTGGGCCCGGCAGCGCGCCGGTTGCTCGATGCTCTCCTGCAGCTCGTAG
- the rpoB gene encoding DNA-directed RNA polymerase subunit beta, translated as MTYSFTEKKRIRKDFGKRPPVLGVPNLLTIQTDSYREFLQEHVAPKKREDKGLHAALKSVFPIASYSGNAALEYVDYRLGEPAFDERECRNRGMTYGAPLRTTVRLVIYDKDSPASKKAVKYVKEQEVYMGEIPLMTDTGTFIINGTERVIVSQLHRSPGVFFDHDRGKTHSSGKLLFSARVIPYRGSWLDFEFDPKDALFTRIDRRRKLPVTVLLRALGYSNEEMLSIFFEHNVFHLGKKGGTTLELVAERLRGETLTFDLAVGGKVLVEAGKRITARHVRQLAAENITALEVPDDYPVGRIVATDIVDSKTGELLASANDEITAEQLEAFRKAGIEVVPTLYVNDLDRGAYISHTLRIDNTKTQLEALVEIYRMMRPGEPPTKDAAQNLFFNLFFTFDRYDLSAVGRMKFNRRVGRQEILGPGVLYDHKYFAERKEEAAQELVKQLGGQSDVLDVLKVLIDIKNGHGTVDDIDHLGNRRVRSVGEMAENTFRIGLVRVERAVRERLSLAESEGLTPQELINAKPVAAAVKEFFGSSQLSQFMDQNNPLSEVTHKRRVSALGPGGLTRERAGFEVRDVHPTHYGRVCTIETPEGPNIGLINSLAVYARTNAYGFLETPYRKVANGKVTDTVDYLSAIEEGDHVIAQANSPLDKHGAFLEDFVSCRFRGESELRPASEVDYMDVSPMQTVSVAAALVPFLEHDDANRALMGANMQRQAVPTLRSQTPLVGTGIERAVARDSGVIVSARRGGVIDQVDAARIVVRVNEEEVGDNDAGVDIYTLTKYTRSNQNTNLNQRPLVNVGDIVAKGDTLADGSSTDLGELALGQNMLIAFMPWNGYNFEDSILLSERVVQEDRYTSIHIEELSCIARDTKLGAEEITADIPNVGEQALARLDESGIVYIGAEVKAGDIMVGKVTPKGESQLTPEEKLLRAIFGEKASDVKDSSLRVPPGMDGTVIDVQVFTRDGIEKDKRAKQIEEMEIKRIRKDFDDQFRILEGAIYNRMRAQLVGQSAMSGPGGLKRGAEITDAYLDGLKKDDWFKINVKDESVTEFLERAADQVKRHKEEFDKRFKEKQAKITQGDDLAPGVLKMVKVFLAVKRRIQPGDKMAGRHGNKGVVSNVVPVEDMPFMANGEPVDIVLNPLGVPSRMNIGQVLEMHLGWAAKGLGRKIQRMLEAQEKVAKVREFLHQIYNHHAAGAVQHVDLKSLTDEEILTLANNLQEGVPMATPVFDGAEETEIKAMLKLADLPESGQTTLFDGRTGEAFDRPVTVGYMHYLKLNHLVDDKMHARSTGPYSLVTQQPLGGKAQFGGQRFGEMEVWALEAYGAAYTLQEMLTVKSDDVQGRNQMYKNIVDGNHEMAAGMPESFNVLVKEIRSLGIDIDLEEVK; from the coding sequence ATGACCTACTCGTTTACCGAGAAGAAGCGCATCCGCAAGGATTTCGGCAAGCGCCCGCCCGTGCTGGGCGTGCCCAACCTGCTGACCATCCAGACCGATTCCTACCGTGAGTTCCTGCAGGAGCACGTCGCGCCGAAGAAGCGCGAGGACAAGGGTCTGCACGCCGCGCTGAAGTCGGTGTTCCCGATTGCCAGTTATTCGGGCAACGCCGCCCTCGAGTACGTGGACTACCGCCTGGGTGAGCCCGCGTTCGACGAGCGCGAGTGCCGCAACCGTGGCATGACCTACGGCGCGCCGCTGCGCACCACCGTGCGCCTGGTGATCTACGACAAGGACAGCCCGGCGTCGAAGAAGGCCGTCAAGTACGTCAAGGAGCAGGAGGTCTACATGGGCGAGATCCCGCTCATGACCGACACCGGCACCTTCATCATCAACGGCACCGAGCGCGTCATCGTCTCGCAGCTGCATCGCTCGCCGGGCGTGTTCTTCGACCACGACCGCGGCAAGACGCACAGCTCGGGCAAGCTGCTGTTCTCCGCCCGCGTGATCCCCTACCGCGGCTCCTGGCTGGACTTCGAGTTCGACCCGAAGGATGCGCTGTTCACCCGTATCGACCGTCGCCGTAAGCTGCCGGTGACGGTGCTGCTGCGCGCGCTGGGCTATTCGAACGAGGAGATGCTCTCCATCTTCTTCGAGCACAACGTGTTCCATCTGGGCAAGAAGGGTGGCACCACGCTGGAGCTGGTCGCCGAGCGCCTGCGCGGCGAAACGCTGACCTTCGACCTGGCGGTCGGCGGCAAGGTGCTGGTCGAGGCCGGCAAGCGCATCACCGCGCGCCACGTGCGCCAGCTGGCGGCCGAGAACATCACCGCGCTGGAGGTGCCGGACGACTACCCGGTCGGCCGCATCGTGGCGACCGACATCGTCGACTCCAAGACCGGCGAGCTGCTGGCCTCGGCCAATGACGAAATCACCGCCGAGCAGCTGGAGGCCTTCCGCAAGGCCGGTATCGAGGTCGTGCCGACGCTGTACGTCAATGACCTGGATCGCGGCGCCTACATCTCGCACACCCTGCGCATCGACAACACCAAGACGCAGCTCGAGGCGCTGGTGGAGATCTACCGCATGATGCGCCCGGGCGAGCCGCCGACCAAGGATGCCGCCCAGAACCTGTTCTTCAATCTGTTCTTCACCTTCGACCGCTACGACCTGTCGGCGGTCGGCCGCATGAAGTTCAACCGCCGCGTGGGTCGCCAGGAGATCCTGGGTCCGGGCGTGCTGTACGACCACAAGTACTTCGCCGAGCGCAAGGAAGAGGCCGCGCAGGAGCTGGTCAAGCAGCTGGGTGGCCAGTCCGACGTGCTGGACGTGCTCAAGGTGCTGATCGACATCAAGAACGGCCACGGCACCGTGGACGACATCGACCACCTCGGCAACCGTCGCGTGCGCTCTGTCGGCGAGATGGCCGAGAACACCTTCCGCATCGGCCTGGTGCGCGTCGAGCGCGCCGTGCGCGAGCGCCTGTCGCTGGCCGAGTCCGAGGGCCTGACTCCGCAGGAACTGATCAACGCCAAGCCGGTCGCGGCGGCGGTGAAGGAGTTCTTCGGCTCCTCGCAGCTCTCGCAGTTCATGGATCAGAACAACCCGCTGTCGGAAGTGACCCACAAGCGCCGCGTCTCGGCACTGGGTCCAGGCGGCCTGACCCGCGAGCGCGCCGGCTTCGAAGTGCGCGACGTGCACCCGACCCACTACGGCCGCGTCTGCACCATCGAGACGCCGGAAGGCCCGAACATCGGCCTGATCAACTCGCTGGCCGTGTACGCCCGCACCAACGCCTACGGCTTCCTGGAGACGCCGTACCGCAAGGTCGCCAACGGCAAGGTCACCGACACCGTCGACTACCTGTCGGCGATCGAGGAAGGCGACCACGTCATCGCGCAGGCGAACTCGCCGCTGGACAAGCACGGCGCGTTCCTCGAGGACTTCGTGTCCTGCCGTTTCCGCGGCGAGTCCGAGCTGCGCCCGGCCTCCGAAGTCGACTACATGGACGTCTCGCCGATGCAGACCGTGTCGGTCGCGGCGGCGCTGGTGCCGTTCCTGGAGCACGATGACGCGAACCGCGCGCTGATGGGCGCGAACATGCAGCGCCAGGCCGTGCCGACGCTGCGCTCGCAGACCCCGCTGGTCGGTACCGGCATCGAGCGCGCCGTGGCGCGCGACTCGGGTGTCATCGTGTCCGCCAGGCGCGGCGGCGTGATCGACCAGGTCGACGCAGCCCGTATCGTGGTGCGCGTGAACGAGGAAGAGGTCGGCGACAATGACGCCGGCGTCGACATCTACACGCTGACCAAGTACACCCGCTCCAACCAGAACACCAACCTCAACCAGCGTCCGCTGGTGAATGTCGGTGACATCGTGGCCAAGGGCGACACGCTGGCGGACGGTTCGTCCACCGACCTGGGCGAGCTCGCGCTCGGCCAGAACATGCTGATCGCGTTCATGCCGTGGAACGGCTACAACTTCGAAGACTCGATCCTGCTCTCCGAGCGCGTCGTTCAGGAAGACCGCTATACCTCGATCCACATCGAGGAGCTGTCCTGCATTGCGCGCGACACCAAGCTGGGTGCGGAGGAAATCACCGCCGACATCCCGAACGTGGGCGAGCAGGCGCTGGCGCGTCTGGACGAGTCCGGCATCGTCTACATCGGTGCCGAGGTCAAGGCCGGCGACATCATGGTCGGCAAGGTCACGCCCAAGGGCGAGAGCCAGCTGACGCCGGAAGAGAAGCTGCTGCGCGCGATCTTCGGCGAGAAGGCATCCGACGTGAAGGACAGCTCGCTGCGCGTGCCGCCGGGCATGGACGGCACTGTCATCGACGTGCAGGTGTTCACCCGCGACGGCATCGAGAAGGACAAGCGCGCCAAGCAGATCGAGGAGATGGAGATCAAGCGGATCCGCAAGGACTTCGATGATCAGTTCCGCATCCTCGAGGGCGCGATCTACAACCGCATGCGGGCGCAGCTGGTCGGCCAGTCCGCGATGAGCGGCCCGGGCGGCCTGAAGCGCGGCGCCGAGATCACCGACGCCTACCTGGACGGCCTGAAGAAGGACGACTGGTTCAAGATCAACGTCAAGGACGAGAGCGTCACCGAGTTCCTCGAGCGCGCGGCCGACCAGGTCAAGCGCCACAAGGAGGAGTTCGACAAGCGCTTCAAGGAGAAGCAGGCCAAGATCACCCAGGGCGACGACCTCGCCCCGGGCGTGCTGAAGATGGTCAAGGTGTTCCTGGCCGTGAAGCGCCGCATCCAGCCGGGCGACAAGATGGCCGGTCGCCACGGCAACAAGGGTGTGGTGTCCAACGTGGTGCCGGTCGAGGACATGCCGTTCATGGCCAATGGCGAGCCGGTCGACATCGTGCTCAACCCGCTCGGCGTGCCTTCGCGCATGAACATCGGCCAGGTGCTGGAAATGCACCTGGGCTGGGCCGCCAAGGGCCTGGGCCGGAAGATCCAGCGCATGCTCGAGGCGCAGGAAAAGGTGGCCAAGGTCCGCGAATTCCTGCACCAGATCTACAACCACCACGCTGCTGGCGCGGTGCAGCACGTGGACCTGAAATCGCTGACCGACGAAGAGATCCTGACGCTGGCGAACAACCTGCAGGAAGGCGTGCCGATGGCCACGCCGGTGTTCGACGGCGCCGAGGAAACCGAGATCAAGGCGATGCTGAAGCTGGCGGATCTGCCCGAGTCGGGCCAGACCACGCTGTTCGACGGCCGCACCGGCGAGGCGTTCGATCGCCCGGTCACCGTCGGCTACATGCATTACCTGAAACTCAACCACCTGGTCGACGACAAGATGCACGCGCGCTCCACCGGCCCGTACTCGCTGGTCACCCAGCAGCCGCTGGGTGGCAAGGCGCAGTTCGGCGGCCAGCGCTTCGGCGAAATGGAAGTCTGGGCGCTGGAAGCCTACGGCGCGGCCTACACCCTGCAGGAAATGCTGACGGTGAAGTCCGACGACGTGCAGGGCCGCAACCAGATGTACAAGAACATCGTCGACGGCAACCACGAGATGGCGGCCGGCATGCCGGAGTCCTTCAACGTGCTGGTGAAGGAAATCCGCTCGCTGGGCATCGACATCGACCTGGAAGAGGTGAAGTGA
- the secE gene encoding preprotein translocase subunit SecE yields MNTKAEQPRGTSAADIGKLVLAVLVLAAGIFAYSWFDNTVPGSVRLAGVLVALVIALAIGAFTGPGRKARNFIAESQFEMRKVVWPTRDETLKTTLVIIAVVIVLSLLLGLIDLILKSVVLDWLLKLGS; encoded by the coding sequence ATGAATACCAAGGCAGAACAGCCGCGCGGCACGAGTGCCGCGGATATCGGCAAGCTGGTGCTGGCGGTGCTGGTGCTGGCGGCGGGCATCTTTGCCTACTCCTGGTTCGACAACACCGTCCCCGGCTCCGTGCGCCTGGCTGGCGTGCTGGTGGCGCTGGTGATCGCGCTGGCGATTGGCGCCTTCACTGGCCCGGGCCGCAAGGCGCGCAACTTCATCGCCGAATCCCAGTTCGAGATGCGCAAGGTCGTCTGGCCGACGCGCGACGAAACCCTCAAGACGACCCTCGTGATCATTGCGGTCGTGATCGTGCTTTCGTTGCTGTTGGGTCTGATCGACCTGATCCTGAAGTCGGTCGTGCTCGACTGGCTGCTCAAACTAGGTTCGTAA
- the rplK gene encoding 50S ribosomal protein L11, with protein MAKKVVGYIKLQVKAGQANPSPPVGPALGQRGLNIMEFCKAFNAATQKMEPGLPIPVIITAYSDRSFTFITKTPPATVLIKKVTGVAKGSSKPNTDKVGKITRKQLEDVAKQKEPDLTAADLDAAVRTIAGSARSMGLVVEG; from the coding sequence ATGGCAAAGAAAGTCGTCGGTTACATCAAACTGCAGGTCAAGGCCGGCCAGGCCAACCCGTCGCCGCCGGTGGGCCCCGCCCTCGGTCAGCGCGGCCTCAACATCATGGAATTCTGCAAGGCTTTCAATGCCGCCACGCAGAAGATGGAGCCGGGCCTGCCGATCCCCGTGATCATCACGGCCTACTCGGACCGCAGCTTCACCTTCATCACCAAGACCCCGCCCGCCACCGTGCTGATCAAGAAGGTCACCGGCGTCGCGAAGGGTTCGTCCAAGCCGAACACCGACAAGGTGGGCAAGATCACCCGCAAGCAGCTCGAAGACGTTGCGAAGCAGAAGGAGCCGGATCTGACGGCTGCGGATCTGGACGCCGCGGTGCGCACCATTGCCGGTAGCGCGCGCAGCATGGGCCTGGTGGTGGAGGGTTAA
- the rplL gene encoding 50S ribosomal protein L7/L12 has protein sequence MSLTNEQIVDAVAAKSLMEVMDLVKAIEEKFGVTAAAPVMVAAGPAAAGPAAEEQTEFDVILKSAGDKKVDVIKAVRAITGLGLKEAKDLTEAGGVVKEAASKEDAAKFKKDLEAAGATVELK, from the coding sequence ATGTCCCTGACCAACGAACAGATCGTTGACGCCGTCGCCGCCAAGTCGCTGATGGAAGTGATGGACCTGGTGAAGGCCATCGAAGAGAAGTTCGGCGTGACCGCCGCCGCCCCGGTGATGGTTGCCGCCGGCCCGGCCGCTGCCGGTCCGGCTGCCGAGGAGCAGACCGAGTTCGACGTGATCCTGAAGTCCGCCGGCGACAAGAAGGTCGACGTGATCAAGGCCGTCCGCGCCATCACCGGCCTGGGCCTGAAGGAAGCGAAGGACCTGACCGAGGCCGGTGGCGTCGTGAAGGAAGCCGCTTCGAAGGAAGACGCTGCCAAGTTCAAGAAGGACCTGGAAGCTGCCGGCGCCACGGTCGAACTGAAGTAA
- the rplJ gene encoding 50S ribosomal protein L10: MALNLSQKQEVVAELADVAAKAHSLVAAEYAGTTVEQMTAMRKKARESGVFLKVVKNTLVSRAVAGTEFEVVKDALTGPLLYAFSTEEPGAAGRLIKEFAKTNDKLKPRLVSVEGKLLPAEHVDVLASLPTREQALAMLARVLAEPASMFARVVKAVADKQGGGEVAAEAPAEA, translated from the coding sequence ATGGCTCTCAATCTGTCCCAGAAGCAAGAAGTAGTCGCCGAGCTGGCAGACGTCGCCGCGAAGGCCCACTCCTTGGTCGCCGCCGAGTACGCGGGCACCACGGTCGAGCAGATGACCGCGATGCGCAAGAAGGCTCGCGAGTCGGGCGTGTTCCTGAAAGTTGTGAAGAACACGCTGGTCTCCCGCGCCGTGGCCGGTACCGAGTTCGAGGTCGTCAAGGACGCCCTGACCGGTCCGCTGCTGTACGCGTTCTCGACCGAGGAGCCCGGTGCCGCCGGGCGGCTGATCAAGGAATTTGCCAAGACCAACGACAAGCTCAAGCCGCGGCTCGTCTCGGTGGAGGGCAAGCTGCTGCCCGCCGAGCACGTCGACGTGCTGGCCTCGCTGCCGACCCGCGAGCAGGCGCTCGCGATGCTGGCCCGCGTGCTGGCCGAGCCGGCTTCGATGTTCGCTCGCGTGGTCAAGGCCGTGGCCGACAAGCAGGGTGGTGGCGAAGTCGCCGCCGAAGCCCCGGCAGAAGCCTGA